Proteins encoded in a region of the Drosophila busckii strain San Diego stock center, stock number 13000-0081.31 chromosome 2L, ASM1175060v1, whole genome shotgun sequence genome:
- the LOC108595263 gene encoding LOW QUALITY PROTEIN: 4-coumarate--CoA ligase 1-like (The sequence of the model RefSeq protein was modified relative to this genomic sequence to represent the inferred CDS: inserted 6 bases in 4 codons), which produces MYCKPEVGYDSAQNIWSSKQALLLFPKDNSVGQIIFEVLQQHPKKIAQISAAERTVLTREQLLSNSMRIASYLRNLGLKQTDIVAIAARNTTNIXFLNGIAYHALNWKGQPTTIEKLLAITKPQIIFCDGDEYEKIKAATEQXVTIITIRNYPEGSMRIEELLKTPIEENFXPARLKNGNDQTLAILSTSGTTGTPKAVTVSNTHGYFNAYLMTEITGYGFINFHFDDKINAVGRATAGLHLKITNEHGKALAASEVGEVCFSYKQNWVGYYGDRAESSKIQDTDLWLHSGDMGYXDGFIFLLGRKKEMLRYNTTMYYPVEIEVIIAEMPEVSDVCVFGIFSDEYGDEAAAVVVKTLDAQITAQDVVEYVQQHAKAKHLHLHAGAIIVDDLKRLPNGKTDRKANKAHFLKLRQ; this is translated from the exons ATGTACTGTAAGCCAGAAGTCGGCTACGATTCAGCTCAAAATATTTGGAGCAGCAAGCAAGCTCTACTATTATTTCCAAAAGATAATTCGGTTGGACAGATAATTTTTgaagtgctgcagcagcatccaaagaaaattgcacag ATATCTGCCGCTGAACGTACAGTGCTCACTCGTGAGCAGCTACTATCAAATTCCATGCGAATTGCCAGTTATTTGAGAAACTTGGGATTGAAGCAAACGGATATTGTGGCAATCGCAGCTAGAAATACTacgaatat ttttttgaatggAATCGCATATCATGCTCTGAACTGGAAAGGTCAACCAACTACAATTGAAAAACTCTTAGCTATAACTAAGCCTCAGATTATTTTCTGCGATGGAGATGAGTAcgagaaaataaaagcagccaCTGAGC CAGTTACGATCATAACAATACGTAATTACCCAGAAGGCTCTATGAGAATTGAGGAGCTGCTAAAGACGCCCATTGAAGAGAATT TACCAGCACGCTTGAAAAATGGCAATGATCAAACATTGGCTATTTTATCTACCTCCGGAACTACAGGAACACCAAAAGCTGTTACTGTAAGTAATACGCACGGATATTTCAATGCATATCT TATGACAGAGATTACTGGATATGGATTCATAAACTTTCATTTTGATGATAAGATAAATGCTGTGGGTCGAGCCACTGCTGGGCTCCACTTGAAGATAACTAATGAGCATGGAAAGGCTCTAGCAGCTAGTGAAGTAGGTGAGGTATGCTTTAGCTATAAGCAAAACTGGGTTGGCTATTATGGTGATCGAGCAGAGAGTAGCAAGATCCAGGACACGGATTTGTGGCTTCACTCTGGTGACATGGGCTA GGATGGTTTTATATTTCTGCTGGGTCGTAAGAAGGAAATGCTAAGATATAATACCACCATGTACTATCCCGTAGAAATAGAGGTTATCATTGCTGAAATGCCTGAAGTGTCTGATGTGTGCGtctttggcatttttagtGATGAGTACGGCGATGAAGCTGCCGCAGTCGTTGTCAAAACGTTAGACGCACAAATAACTGCGCAGGACGTTGTCGAATATGTACAGCAGCATGCGAAGGCCAAGCATCTGCATTTGCATGCTGGAGCTATAATTGTGGACGATCTGAAACGTCTG